GTCACCAGCCGGGGTCGCCGTAGTCGGGTGGTTAGCTGTGGTGTGGGTGTGATGTTGGCGGCGTAGGGTGTCGCTATGCGTAGTCGGATGTTGGCCAGTGTTGTTGCTGCGGGTGGTTTGATCGCGGGTGTGTTGTTGGTGCCGGGGGTGGTGTCCGCAGGCCCGCGGGTAGAGATCGGTGCCAAGGACAAGTCGTGTGTGCTGAAAGCCCAGGCAAAGTGCACCGGTGTTGTGGCGAAGTGGACGGTGGAGCATCACGGGAACGCGAAGAAAGCGAACCTCAGTAAGGCGAAACTGCACGGCGCTGATTTCCGTGGCGTCAATCTGACGAAAGGCAAACTCACTAACACCACCCTGAAACACGCAAGGCTGCATGACGCGATCTTGAAGAAAGCGAAC
The Actinomycetes bacterium genome window above contains:
- a CDS encoding pentapeptide repeat-containing protein, encoding MRSRMLASVVAAGGLIAGVLLVPGVVSAGPRVEIGAKDKSCVLKAQAKCTGVVAKWTVEHHGNAKKANLSKAKLHGADFRGVNLTKGKLTNTTLKHARLHDAILKKAN